The Fusarium oxysporum f. sp. lycopersici 4287 supercont2.62 genomic scaffold, whole genome shotgun sequence genome contains a region encoding:
- a CDS encoding uncharacterized protein (At least one base has a quality score < 10), which produces MPLSVALQEHLLELYWTWQHPWNYIIHKEVFSRAFRSRTYDRYCTPLLLSAIFALACRFSDCKELRTVGEDPNTAGSAFFEQAKILFLYESQAPIIATVQAAALMSMRALSDGQEALGWLYCGNAVRMALNLGLNIDCSQWVTSGLISEDEAEVRKVTWWGCFVLDKLFSIAVGRPGCTRKSHITCPKPSLSHEVEFEPWNPNLGSAPVVSATVMPSRAVSTGHYAAECLSLASEAMDQIYAPNSGLSAKEVEDVVARTDVELRALYLSLPSHLRLPPSLQSPIPAHIYQLHMQYHVNLILLHRPLLEVSPGIRKCHSTLPSWQSPHIKTCRESASEVVKLLRSYNQHYTLRYASLATVQVAFTAAIVHLADIENSSYKQHAIRDFETCLNALEEMRSTWSAWSSKALREIHNVQEEWSIVDCLGT; this is translated from the exons ATGCCACTGTCAGTAGCACTTCAAGAGCATCTGCTTGAGCTTTATTGGACTTGGCAACATCCTTGGAATTACATCATCCACAAGGAAGTGTTTTCCCGTGCCTTTCGGAGCAGAACATATGATAGATACTGCACACCATTGCTTCTTTCGGCTATATTTGCTCTTGCTTGTCGGTTTTCGGATTGCAAAGAACTACGCACTGTTGGCGAAGACCCCAACACCGCTGGATCGGCTTTCTTTGAACAAGCCAAGATTTTATTTCTATACGAGAGTCAAGCGCCCATCATTGCCACTGTCCAAGCGGCAGCTCTGATGAGTATGAGAGCATTGTCAGATGGTCAGGAAGCATTGGGTTGGTTATACTGCG GTAATGCGGTCCGCATGGCGCTAAATCTTGGGCTGAACATTGATTGTTCCCAATGGGTGACATCAGGCCTTATcagtgaagatgaagctgaagtcAGGAAGGTGACATGGTGGGGGTGTTTTGTCCTCGACAA GCTCTTCTCAATTGCAGTGGGTAGACCTGGATGCACCAGAAAATCTCACATTACGTGCCCGAAACCAAGTTTGAGTCATGAGGTCGAATTCGAGCCTTGGAATCCAAATCTTGGTTCTGCTCCGGTTGTTTCAGCAACAGTAATGCCAAGCCGTGCTGTCTCGACTGGGCATTACGCTGCGGAATGCTTGTCACTTGCTTCTGAAGCCATGGATCAAAT ATATGCACCAAATAGTGGACTATCAGCCAAAGAAGTGGAAGATGTTGTCGCCAGAACAGACGTTGAGTTACGCGCACTCTATCTGAGCCTACCGAGTCATCTCCGGCTGCCACCGTCACTTCAGTCACCCATACCTGCCCATATATATCAATTACA CATGCAATATCATGTTAACCTTATCTTATTACACCGACCTCTCTTAGAAGTGTCTCCAGGTATTCGCAAGTGCCATTCGACGTTGCCTTCCTGGCAAAGCCCGCATATAAAGACTTGCCGGGAATCAGCGTCGGAGGTGGTAAAGCTTTTGCGTTCATATAACCAGCATTATACGTTG CGATATGCATCTTTGGCCACTGTCCAGGTAGCTTTCACAGCCGCTATCGTCCACCTAGCTGATATCGAAAATTCATCGTACAAACAACATGCTATACGAGATTTTGAAACTTGTCTCAATGCGttggaagagatgagatCCACATGGTCCGCGTGGAGTTCAAAGGCCTTACGGGAAATCCACAATGTTCAAGAAGAATGGTCTATAGTGGATTGTCTGGGGACGTAG